A genomic stretch from Apis cerana isolate GH-2021 linkage group LG9, AcerK_1.0, whole genome shotgun sequence includes:
- the LOC107992466 gene encoding cAMP-dependent protein kinase type I regulatory subunit isoform X3, whose protein sequence is MDEEQAHDAKQQIATSPEDTEDIPAGQQGPQVPRRRGGISAEPVSEEDATSYVKKVVPKDYKTMAALSKAIAKNVLFAHLDENERSDIFDAMFPVTFLPGEAIIRQGDEGDNFYVIDQGEVEIFVNGELATTIGEGGSFGELALIYGTPRAATVRAKTDVKLWGIDRDSYRRILMGSTIRKRKMYEEFLSRVSILESLDKWERLTVADALEPVAFDDGETIVRQGEPGEDFYIIVEGTAVVLQQRSEGEELAEVGRLGPSDYFGEIALLLDRPRAATVVARGPLKCVKLDRARFERVLGPCADILKRNITQYNSFVSLSV, encoded by the exons gaGCAGGCTCATGATGCTAAGCAACAGATTGCAACTAGTCCAGAGGATACCGAGGACATACCTGCTGGACAACAAGGTCCCCAAGTTCCCAGACGCAGAGGAGGCATCTCTGCAGAGCCAGTTTCCGAAGAAGATGCGACTAGTTATGTCAAAAAAGTCGTACCTAAGGATTATAAAACAATGGCTGCCCTGAGTAAAGCGATTGCTAAAAACGTCCTCTTTGCTCATCTTGATGAGAATGAACGTTCTGATATTTTTGATGCTATGTTTCCTGTTACTTTTTTGCCTGGAGAAGCAATTATTCGGCaag gcGACGAAggcgataatttttatgtaatcgaTCAAGGAGAAGTCGAAATCTTTGTTAATGGTGAATTAGCCACAACAATAGGAGAAGGTGGAAGTTTTGGTGAACTTGCATTAATATACGGAACTCCTCGTGCTGCAACTGTTCGAGCAAAAACAGATGTGAAATTATGGGGTATCGATAGAGATTCTTATCGAAGAATCCTTATGGGTTCTACTATAAGAAAACGAAAGATGTACGAAGAATTTCTTTCCAGAGTTTCAATTTTGG aatctttgGATAAGTGGGAACGACTCACAGTAGCCGATGCTTTAGAACCAGTGGCATTTGATGATGGTGAGACTATAGTTCGACAAGGTGAACCAGgtgaagatttttatataattgtcgAAGGTACAGCTGTTGTTTTACAACAGCGTTCAGAAGGTGAAGAATTAGCGGAAGTTGGTCGTTTAGGACCATCTGATTATTTTg gtgaaattgcattattattgGATAGGCCAAGAGCAGCAACTGTTGTTGCGCGAGGTCCTTTAAAGTGTGTAAAACTCGATAGAGCAAGATTTGAACGAGTTTTAGGACCGTGTGCAGATATTTTGAAACGTAACATCACCCAGTATAATAGTTTTGTGTCCCTATCCGTATAA
- the LOC107992466 gene encoding cAMP-dependent protein kinase type I regulatory subunit isoform X2, with protein MVQQEQAHDAKQQIATSPEDTEDIPAGQQGPQVPRRRGGISAEPVSEEDATSYVKKVVPKDYKTMAALSKAIAKNVLFAHLDENERSDIFDAMFPVTFLPGEAIIRQGDEGDNFYVIDQGEVEIFVNGELATTIGEGGSFGELALIYGTPRAATVRAKTDVKLWGIDRDSYRRILMGSTIRKRKMYEEFLSRVSILESLDKWERLTVADALEPVAFDDGETIVRQGEPGEDFYIIVEGTAVVLQQRSEGEELAEVGRLGPSDYFGEIALLLDRPRAATVVARGPLKCVKLDRARFERVLGPCADILKRNITQYNSFVSLSV; from the exons ATGGTGCAACAG gaGCAGGCTCATGATGCTAAGCAACAGATTGCAACTAGTCCAGAGGATACCGAGGACATACCTGCTGGACAACAAGGTCCCCAAGTTCCCAGACGCAGAGGAGGCATCTCTGCAGAGCCAGTTTCCGAAGAAGATGCGACTAGTTATGTCAAAAAAGTCGTACCTAAGGATTATAAAACAATGGCTGCCCTGAGTAAAGCGATTGCTAAAAACGTCCTCTTTGCTCATCTTGATGAGAATGAACGTTCTGATATTTTTGATGCTATGTTTCCTGTTACTTTTTTGCCTGGAGAAGCAATTATTCGGCaag gcGACGAAggcgataatttttatgtaatcgaTCAAGGAGAAGTCGAAATCTTTGTTAATGGTGAATTAGCCACAACAATAGGAGAAGGTGGAAGTTTTGGTGAACTTGCATTAATATACGGAACTCCTCGTGCTGCAACTGTTCGAGCAAAAACAGATGTGAAATTATGGGGTATCGATAGAGATTCTTATCGAAGAATCCTTATGGGTTCTACTATAAGAAAACGAAAGATGTACGAAGAATTTCTTTCCAGAGTTTCAATTTTGG aatctttgGATAAGTGGGAACGACTCACAGTAGCCGATGCTTTAGAACCAGTGGCATTTGATGATGGTGAGACTATAGTTCGACAAGGTGAACCAGgtgaagatttttatataattgtcgAAGGTACAGCTGTTGTTTTACAACAGCGTTCAGAAGGTGAAGAATTAGCGGAAGTTGGTCGTTTAGGACCATCTGATTATTTTg gtgaaattgcattattattgGATAGGCCAAGAGCAGCAACTGTTGTTGCGCGAGGTCCTTTAAAGTGTGTAAAACTCGATAGAGCAAGATTTGAACGAGTTTTAGGACCGTGTGCAGATATTTTGAAACGTAACATCACCCAGTATAATAGTTTTGTGTCCCTATCCGTATAA